Proteins encoded by one window of Streptomyces sp. NBC_01571:
- a CDS encoding GntR family transcriptional regulator gives MDYPNDQAPGAPVRSGIPEHGRIPKYYAVKAHIALLIEELGEGGLLPTERDLAEQYEVARETVRQALRELLLEGKLRRQGRGTVVAGPKLEQPLSLASYTEGVRRQGRTPGRTLISLDRFPCSETLAAEAGLTRGEPVWHMERVLLADDERVGLESTYVAVARVPHLDRDFTPDSSFYAYLHDRLGIAFGDADERIETVLATPREALLIGTPPALPMLLIHRVSRDTEKRPLERVRTLYRGDRFSFTAHLGG, from the coding sequence GTGGACTACCCGAACGACCAGGCCCCCGGCGCCCCCGTCCGCTCCGGCATCCCGGAGCACGGCCGCATCCCCAAGTACTACGCGGTGAAGGCGCACATCGCCCTGCTGATCGAGGAGTTGGGCGAAGGCGGCCTCCTGCCGACCGAGCGGGACCTCGCCGAGCAGTACGAGGTCGCCCGCGAGACCGTACGCCAGGCCCTGCGCGAGCTGCTGCTCGAAGGGAAGCTGCGGCGGCAGGGGCGCGGGACGGTCGTCGCGGGGCCGAAACTGGAGCAGCCGCTCTCCCTCGCGAGCTACACCGAGGGCGTCCGGCGGCAGGGGCGCACCCCCGGCCGTACGCTGATCAGTCTCGATCGCTTCCCCTGCTCGGAGACCCTCGCGGCGGAAGCCGGGCTCACCCGCGGCGAGCCCGTCTGGCACATGGAGCGTGTGCTGCTCGCGGACGACGAGCGGGTCGGGCTGGAGAGCACCTATGTCGCCGTGGCGCGCGTACCGCACCTCGACCGCGACTTCACGCCGGACTCGTCCTTCTACGCGTACCTCCACGACCGGCTCGGCATCGCGTTCGGCGACGCGGACGAACGCATCGAGACCGTGCTGGCCACCCCGCGCGAGGCACTGCTCATCGGTACGCCGCCGGCCCTGCCCATGCTGCTGATCCACCGTGTCTCGCGGGACACGGAGAAGCGGCCGCTGGAGCGGGTGCGGACGCTGTACCGGGGGGACCGGTTCTCCTTCACGGCCCACCTCGGGGGATGA
- a CDS encoding class F sortase, protein MPDRERSSGAGRLLTGVAWVLLLLGLWMWGREVTDVRLGMSAPTTGDIAAVGRPPEVRMPPPLKPLGRARPQRVDIPSMGVRAPVVARGLDTQGAIDPPPYEQPGVVGWYSAGVQPGSAGTALFVGHVDTETRPAVFYKLSAMRPGQTVRVMRDDGTVAEFTVDDVAVFPRDHFDAQQAYGPRQSGRAELRLVTCGGTFDRTRRTYTANVVVSAYLTGKGF, encoded by the coding sequence ATGCCGGACAGGGAGCGTTCCTCGGGTGCGGGGCGGCTGCTGACGGGTGTCGCCTGGGTACTACTGCTGCTCGGACTGTGGATGTGGGGCCGGGAGGTGACCGACGTCCGGCTGGGGATGTCGGCGCCGACCACCGGGGACATCGCGGCGGTGGGACGGCCGCCGGAGGTCCGGATGCCTCCCCCGCTGAAGCCGCTCGGCAGGGCACGGCCACAGCGCGTCGACATTCCGTCCATGGGGGTGCGGGCACCGGTCGTGGCTCGCGGGCTCGACACCCAGGGCGCCATCGATCCGCCGCCCTACGAGCAGCCGGGCGTGGTCGGCTGGTACTCCGCCGGAGTGCAGCCGGGGTCGGCCGGGACCGCGCTGTTCGTGGGGCACGTCGACACCGAGACCCGGCCCGCGGTCTTCTACAAGCTCAGCGCTATGCGGCCGGGCCAGACGGTCCGGGTGATGCGCGACGACGGGACCGTCGCCGAGTTCACCGTGGACGACGTCGCGGTCTTCCCGCGCGATCACTTCGACGCGCAACAGGCCTACGGGCCACGGCAGTCGGGACGGGCCGAGCTGCGGCTCGTCACCTGCGGCGGCACCTTCGACCGGACCCGCCGTACGTACACCGCGAACGTGGTCGTGTCCGCGTACCTCACCGGAAAGGGCTTCTGA
- a CDS encoding SDR family oxidoreductase, with the protein MTERTIALVTGANKGIGYEIAAGLGTLGWSVGVGARDDQRRSAAVEKLRAAGIDAFAVPLDVTDDASASAAARLIDEQAGRLDVLVNNAAITGDVPQEPTRIDPATIHTVVDTNVIGVIRVTNAMLPLLRRSAAPRIVNMSSSVGSLTRQSGPAAEQTTGPVSAAYAPSKTFLNAVTLQYARELSGTNILINTGCPGYVATDLNGFRGVRTPEQGAAIAIRLATLPDDGPTGQFFDDAGVVPW; encoded by the coding sequence ATGACTGAACGGACGATCGCGCTGGTCACCGGCGCGAACAAGGGAATCGGCTACGAGATCGCCGCAGGCCTGGGCACCCTCGGCTGGAGCGTCGGCGTCGGCGCCCGCGACGACCAGCGCCGAAGCGCCGCGGTGGAGAAACTGCGCGCCGCCGGCATCGACGCGTTCGCCGTACCGCTGGACGTGACCGACGACGCGAGCGCGAGCGCCGCCGCACGGCTGATCGACGAACAGGCCGGACGCCTCGACGTGCTCGTCAACAATGCCGCCATCACAGGCGACGTACCACAGGAGCCCACCCGGATCGACCCCGCCACCATCCACACGGTCGTGGACACCAACGTGATCGGCGTCATCCGCGTCACCAACGCGATGCTGCCGCTGCTGCGCCGCTCCGCCGCACCACGGATCGTGAACATGTCCAGCAGCGTCGGCTCCCTCACCCGGCAGTCAGGACCCGCCGCCGAGCAGACGACAGGTCCGGTGTCCGCGGCGTACGCGCCGTCGAAGACGTTCCTGAACGCCGTCACCCTCCAATACGCCCGGGAGCTGAGCGGCACGAACATCCTGATCAACACCGGCTGCCCCGGCTACGTCGCCACCGATCTCAACGGCTTCCGCGGCGTGCGCACCCCCGAACAGGGCGCGGCGATCGCCATCAGACTCGCGACCCTGCCCGACGACGGCCCCACCGGACAGTTCTTCGACGACGCCGGCGTAGTGCCCTGGTGA
- a CDS encoding TIGR03364 family FAD-dependent oxidoreductase yields MRVIVVGAGVVGTLHAWHAVERGHEVLQIEREAEARGASLRNFGQIWVSGRAGGEELETALRARELWESIGARVPGLGFRANGSLTPLRGERELAVAEAALARTDAAARGYKLFTPDEARAVNPALRGTFDAALYCERDAAVEPRTAQLALREELLRSPHYTFLPGREVRDVIGEHAVRDDHGDVHTGDVVVLCTGAWLGGLVRELAGPELPVRRVRLQMMQTDPLGEPLTTSVADADSFRYYPAYRSPALDELNTLQPQAPTAAEHRMQLLMVQRADGGLTIGDTHEYEHPFAFDTLEDPYDHLTEVVESFLGRPLPKIRRRWAGVYAQCTDTSRVVHRQRVRDGVWLVTGPGGRGMTCSPAIAETTANELGW; encoded by the coding sequence GTGAGAGTGATAGTTGTCGGAGCCGGAGTGGTGGGCACCCTGCATGCCTGGCACGCAGTGGAGCGCGGCCACGAGGTCCTACAGATCGAGCGTGAGGCGGAGGCCCGCGGGGCCTCGCTGCGCAATTTCGGGCAGATCTGGGTGAGTGGTCGCGCCGGAGGCGAGGAACTCGAGACCGCCCTGCGGGCACGAGAACTGTGGGAGTCGATCGGGGCCCGCGTGCCCGGCCTCGGCTTCCGGGCCAACGGTTCCCTGACCCCCCTGCGGGGGGAGCGCGAGCTCGCCGTCGCCGAGGCCGCCCTGGCCCGTACGGACGCCGCCGCCCGCGGCTACAAGCTGTTCACGCCCGACGAGGCGCGCGCGGTGAACCCGGCCCTGCGGGGGACGTTCGACGCCGCCCTGTACTGCGAGCGCGACGCGGCCGTCGAACCCCGCACCGCCCAGCTCGCCCTGCGCGAGGAGCTGCTGCGGTCCCCGCACTACACCTTCCTGCCGGGGCGCGAGGTCCGGGACGTGATCGGCGAGCACGCCGTCCGCGACGACCACGGGGACGTGCACACCGGTGACGTCGTCGTGCTGTGCACGGGCGCCTGGCTCGGCGGTCTCGTCCGGGAGCTGGCCGGTCCCGAGCTGCCCGTGCGGCGCGTACGGCTGCAGATGATGCAGACCGACCCGCTCGGCGAGCCGCTCACGACCTCGGTCGCCGACGCCGACAGCTTCCGGTACTACCCCGCCTACCGGAGCCCCGCCCTCGACGAGCTCAACACGCTCCAGCCCCAGGCCCCGACCGCCGCCGAGCACCGGATGCAGCTGCTCATGGTGCAGCGCGCGGACGGCGGACTGACCATCGGCGACACCCACGAGTACGAACACCCCTTCGCCTTCGACACCCTCGAAGACCCCTACGACCACCTCACCGAGGTCGTCGAGTCCTTCCTCGGACGCCCGCTGCCGAAGATCCGGCGCCGCTGGGCCGGGGTGTACGCGCAGTGCACGGACACCAGCCGGGTCGTGCACCGGCAGCGGGTGCGGGACGGGGTGTGGCTGGTCACCGGGCCCGGCGGGCGCGGAATGACCTGTTCACCGGCGATCGCCGAGACCACTGCCAACGAACTGGGATGGTGA
- a CDS encoding glycoside hydrolase family 6 protein — MYGGKEAGARASMAVMGAVLLLAGCSSAGGGGDESDGAGSGITQQPRNSDPFWVNPAGRAAQQVAAYAKAGRKEDAEQIRKIAERPTGEWIGPENPEREARGFTQAARRAGRAAVLVLYNIPHRDCGQFSQGGAADGDTYRTWIDGVARGIGDGPATVVLEPDAVLHLVDRCTPARWQEERYFLLKEAVTRLKSLKNTKVYLDAGNAGWGHPDQIFQPLERAGVALADGFAVNVSNFYSTRDSVAYGKRLSAKVGGKHFVIDTSRNGNGPYTAGEADENWCNPPGRALGESPTTKTADPLVDAYLWVKRPGESDGTCKGGPKAGDWWPEYALELAQASE; from the coding sequence ATGTACGGCGGCAAGGAGGCCGGGGCACGGGCGTCCATGGCGGTGATGGGGGCGGTCCTGCTGTTGGCGGGGTGTTCGTCCGCGGGGGGCGGCGGGGACGAGAGCGACGGTGCGGGATCCGGGATCACCCAACAGCCCAGGAACTCCGACCCGTTCTGGGTCAACCCGGCGGGCAGAGCGGCCCAGCAGGTCGCCGCGTACGCCAAGGCGGGCAGGAAGGAGGACGCGGAGCAGATCCGCAAGATAGCGGAGCGGCCGACCGGTGAGTGGATCGGGCCGGAGAACCCGGAGCGGGAGGCGCGCGGCTTCACGCAGGCCGCCCGGCGGGCCGGCCGGGCCGCCGTACTGGTCCTCTACAACATTCCGCACCGCGACTGCGGCCAGTTCTCGCAGGGCGGCGCCGCCGACGGTGACACCTACCGGACCTGGATCGACGGGGTCGCCCGGGGTATCGGCGACGGGCCCGCCACGGTGGTCCTGGAGCCGGACGCGGTCCTGCACCTGGTCGACCGGTGCACTCCGGCGCGGTGGCAGGAGGAGCGCTACTTCCTTCTGAAGGAGGCCGTCACCAGGCTCAAGTCCCTGAAGAACACGAAGGTGTACCTGGACGCGGGCAACGCGGGCTGGGGCCACCCCGACCAGATCTTCCAGCCGCTCGAACGGGCGGGCGTCGCCCTGGCCGACGGCTTCGCGGTGAACGTCTCCAACTTCTACTCGACCCGGGACTCCGTCGCGTACGGCAAGCGGTTGTCCGCGAAGGTCGGCGGCAAGCACTTCGTCATCGACACCAGCCGCAACGGCAACGGGCCGTACACGGCGGGCGAGGCCGACGAGAACTGGTGCAATCCGCCGGGACGCGCGCTGGGCGAGAGCCCGACGACGAAGACCGCCGATCCGCTCGTCGACGCCTATCTGTGGGTGAAGCGGCCCGGCGAGTCGGACGGCACCTGCAAGGGCGGTCCGAAGGCGGGCGACTGGTGGCCCGAGTACGCGCTCGAGCTGGCGCAGGCCTCCGAGTGA
- a CDS encoding ANTAR domain-containing protein — MHPSTRETRLAAALMEAADTLSDSFDTAHYLQRLSDHCVEIVGAHSAGIMLVAGAERVSFVGSSRRQDIALDLLTVQAAPDRRGPCLDSYGTGRPVPHAPIGAARTAARWPDFTRRALRHGIAATFAVPLRRRETLFGALNVFVPPPSGPPEPPGPREPRGRPEPLGDEESVRLAQLLAEAAAAGLHNQRLHAEYRTLAGQLQSALSRSVRVEQAKGILAERWNTGVDQAFPALRRYARRHRIPLDEVAARVVAGSLDRDGLDDERPRPV, encoded by the coding sequence ATGCATCCGAGCACCCGGGAGACACGGCTCGCGGCGGCACTGATGGAAGCCGCGGACACCCTCTCCGACAGCTTCGACACCGCGCACTATCTGCAGCGCCTGTCCGACCACTGCGTGGAGATCGTCGGCGCGCACTCCGCCGGGATCATGCTGGTCGCGGGCGCCGAGAGGGTCTCGTTCGTGGGCAGCAGCCGCCGCCAGGACATCGCGCTGGACCTGCTGACCGTCCAGGCGGCCCCGGACCGCCGCGGCCCCTGCCTGGACAGTTACGGCACCGGCAGGCCCGTGCCACACGCCCCGATCGGCGCCGCCCGGACCGCCGCCCGCTGGCCCGACTTCACCCGGCGCGCGCTGCGCCACGGCATCGCCGCGACCTTCGCGGTCCCGCTGCGCCGCCGCGAGACCCTGTTCGGCGCGCTCAACGTGTTCGTACCCCCGCCGTCCGGTCCCCCGGAGCCGCCCGGTCCGAGGGAGCCCCGCGGCCGACCGGAGCCGCTCGGCGACGAGGAGAGCGTGCGGCTGGCGCAGCTGCTCGCCGAGGCGGCGGCCGCCGGACTGCACAACCAGCGGCTGCACGCCGAGTACCGCACGCTGGCGGGGCAGTTGCAGTCGGCGCTCTCCCGCAGCGTCCGTGTCGAGCAGGCGAAGGGCATACTCGCCGAGCGCTGGAACACGGGTGTGGACCAGGCCTTCCCGGCGCTGCGCCGGTACGCGCGCCGCCACCGGATACCGCTCGACGAGGTCGCGGCGCGGGTCGTGGCGGGCTCGTTGGACCGGGACGGCCTGGACGACGAACGGCCCCGTCCCGTATGA
- a CDS encoding ABC transporter ATP-binding protein → MTSGIRFDRVSVAYDGTTVLDALDLTVEPGEVMALLGPSGSGKTTALRAVAGFVRPAAGRVFIGDRDVTDLPPHRRGIGMVVQQYALFPHLRVEDNVAFGLKAQKVARSEIRGRVAEALEMTGMAAYARRRPRELSGGQQQRVAIARALAIRPGVLLLDEPLSALDAQLRSGMLTELARLHRELPDVSILYVTHDQIEALTLADRIAVMDRARLRDCGTPQELYRTPRTAFTASFVGNANLLPVTVGSGTVSLAGTELKVDTADAAPGASATLCVRPHLVGLGPGPNQVAGTVSEVQWRGSTHRLYVDVAGHRVLADLRELREPPAHGDPVTLHFAPDDAVLLSAGVTADG, encoded by the coding sequence ATGACCAGCGGTATCCGCTTCGACCGGGTGTCCGTGGCCTACGACGGCACCACGGTCCTCGACGCCCTCGACCTGACCGTCGAACCCGGCGAGGTCATGGCGCTGCTCGGGCCCTCCGGATCCGGGAAGACCACCGCGCTGCGGGCCGTCGCCGGGTTCGTACGGCCCGCCGCCGGACGGGTGTTCATCGGCGACCGGGACGTGACCGACCTGCCGCCACACCGGCGCGGCATCGGCATGGTGGTGCAGCAGTACGCGCTCTTCCCGCACCTGCGCGTCGAGGACAACGTCGCCTTCGGGCTCAAGGCGCAGAAGGTCGCCAGGAGCGAGATCCGCGGGCGGGTCGCCGAGGCGCTGGAGATGACCGGGATGGCGGCCTACGCCCGGCGCCGTCCCCGGGAGCTGTCCGGCGGACAGCAGCAGCGCGTCGCCATCGCGCGGGCGCTCGCCATCCGGCCCGGCGTGCTCCTGCTCGACGAGCCGCTGTCCGCCCTCGACGCACAGCTGCGCTCCGGAATGCTCACCGAACTCGCCCGGCTGCACCGCGAGTTGCCGGATGTGTCGATCCTGTACGTCACCCACGACCAGATCGAGGCGCTCACCCTGGCCGACCGGATCGCGGTCATGGACAGGGCGCGGCTGCGGGACTGCGGGACCCCGCAGGAGCTGTACCGGACGCCGCGGACCGCGTTCACGGCGTCCTTCGTGGGCAACGCCAACCTGTTGCCCGTGACCGTCGGATCCGGAACCGTCTCCCTCGCCGGGACCGAGCTGAAGGTCGACACCGCGGACGCCGCGCCCGGCGCCTCGGCGACCCTGTGCGTACGGCCCCACCTCGTCGGCCTCGGCCCCGGACCCAACCAGGTCGCCGGGACCGTCAGCGAGGTGCAGTGGCGCGGATCCACCCACCGGCTGTACGTCGACGTCGCGGGCCACCGGGTGCTGGCGGACCTCCGCGAGCTGCGCGAACCCCCCGCCCACGGCGACCCGGTGACGCTGCACTTCGCGCCCGACGACGCCGTACTGCTGTCGGCGGGGGTGACCGCGGATGGCTAG
- a CDS encoding alkaline phosphatase family protein — MSRRSLPVSVAALAASAGPLSAVARAAARTPKALVIGLDGTLLNRIKDADAPNLDALMAAGLTAPSSIYANPFAPTLSGPGWSTIITGVWPDKHNVKDNAFTGHRFAQYPDFLTRIETAKPSLSTYAVSSWAPITDTVLSSKVDTRVSTPSAEYDTGTTSRAVARLRDGNPDAVFVQLDNVDHAGHSYGAASSQYLDAVHGVDTQVGQLVATVEARASYPSEDWLIMITADHGHTDAGGHGGSSRPERQTFVIATGAGTAAGSVRYDIKMPDVAASALAHLGIAIDPGWGLDGRPLQQPVADDFDALRAQLGTRVDETGIGAGILGFTHTPPPGWSVDNSAMGTRGVTEWRGWSFTTDEFWTAAQVDQERESNVRARNVFAVADGDEWNDRTVSGTFDSTLISPAHPVTGGRTATLTYTTYYRQEAPQKGEVLVSYDDAAPVPVKTYTADVPSRTETLTLQVPAGARTARARFRYTGGNNWYWVIDGVRIEQA, encoded by the coding sequence ATGTCCCGTCGCTCGCTGCCCGTCTCGGTGGCCGCCCTCGCGGCCTCCGCCGGGCCACTCTCCGCCGTCGCCCGCGCCGCCGCCAGGACGCCCAAGGCCCTGGTCATCGGTCTGGACGGCACCCTGCTGAACCGGATCAAGGACGCCGACGCCCCGAACCTCGACGCCCTGATGGCCGCGGGCCTCACCGCGCCCAGCAGCATCTACGCCAACCCCTTCGCGCCCACCCTGTCCGGCCCCGGCTGGTCCACGATCATCACCGGCGTCTGGCCCGACAAGCACAACGTCAAGGACAACGCCTTCACCGGTCACAGGTTCGCGCAGTACCCGGACTTCCTCACCCGGATCGAGACCGCGAAGCCGTCCCTGAGCACGTACGCCGTCTCGTCCTGGGCGCCGATCACCGACACGGTCCTCTCGTCGAAGGTCGACACCCGGGTGTCCACACCCAGCGCCGAGTACGACACCGGCACGACCTCGCGCGCGGTGGCGCGGCTGCGGGACGGCAACCCGGACGCGGTCTTCGTCCAGCTCGACAACGTCGACCATGCCGGCCACAGCTACGGCGCCGCCAGCTCCCAGTACCTGGACGCCGTCCACGGTGTCGACACCCAGGTCGGACAGCTGGTCGCCACCGTCGAAGCCCGTGCCTCGTACCCGAGCGAGGACTGGCTGATCATGATCACCGCCGACCACGGACACACCGACGCGGGCGGCCACGGCGGCTCCAGCCGGCCCGAGCGGCAGACCTTCGTGATCGCGACCGGGGCCGGGACAGCGGCCGGATCGGTGCGCTACGACATCAAGATGCCCGACGTCGCCGCCTCCGCCCTCGCCCACCTGGGCATCGCGATCGACCCCGGCTGGGGCCTGGACGGACGGCCGCTCCAGCAGCCGGTGGCCGACGACTTCGACGCGCTGCGCGCCCAGTTGGGGACGCGCGTCGACGAGACCGGCATCGGCGCCGGCATCCTGGGCTTCACCCACACCCCGCCCCCCGGCTGGTCGGTCGACAACTCCGCGATGGGCACGCGCGGCGTCACGGAGTGGCGCGGCTGGTCCTTCACCACGGACGAGTTCTGGACCGCGGCCCAGGTCGACCAGGAACGCGAGTCCAACGTCCGGGCCCGCAACGTCTTCGCGGTCGCCGACGGCGACGAGTGGAACGACAGGACCGTCTCGGGCACCTTCGACTCCACCCTGATCAGCCCGGCCCACCCGGTCACCGGCGGCCGCACGGCCACGCTGACGTACACCACGTACTACCGTCAGGAGGCCCCGCAGAAGGGCGAGGTGCTCGTCTCCTACGACGACGCCGCGCCGGTCCCGGTGAAGACGTACACCGCCGACGTGCCCTCCCGCACCGAGACGCTCACCCTCCAGGTCCCGGCCGGCGCGCGGACGGCCCGCGCCCGGTTCCGCTACACCGGCGGCAACAACTGGTACTGGGTGATCGACGGGGTGCGGATCGAACAGGCCTGA
- a CDS encoding 2-aminoethylphosphonate ABC transporter permease subunit, which yields MASAVATAPAAAPAGSRRRIPPWAWALPPVAVLGLVFLYPLALVVQQSFQPDTGGTSAQAYGDVFASTAFREALGTTVWLAVGSTAGCLVLGFALALVIAFVPFPGGKAVARFIDVFLSFPSFLITLALLFLYGSVGIANGLWTDATGAAEGPFQFLTTPWGVLLAEITYFTPFVMRPLLAAFSGIETAQLEVASSLGARPARIVRQVILPEALPALAAGGSLVLVLCLNKAADAAGKPTTFALPYAAGLVTKAPHTENGRKLLDFMLSAKAQQQVSEIGGGFSARGDVKATDANAIALTKLMDGVEVFEPDWSDIDKNLTSYVEDWKSATGS from the coding sequence ATGGCTAGCGCCGTGGCCACCGCCCCCGCGGCGGCACCCGCCGGGTCCCGCCGGCGGATACCGCCGTGGGCCTGGGCCCTGCCGCCCGTCGCCGTCCTCGGCCTCGTCTTCCTCTACCCCCTCGCCCTCGTCGTCCAGCAGTCCTTCCAGCCGGACACGGGCGGCACCTCGGCCCAGGCGTACGGCGACGTGTTCGCCTCCACCGCCTTCCGGGAGGCGCTCGGCACCACCGTGTGGCTGGCGGTCGGCTCGACGGCCGGGTGTCTCGTACTCGGGTTCGCACTCGCCCTGGTCATCGCGTTCGTGCCGTTCCCCGGCGGGAAGGCCGTCGCCCGGTTCATCGACGTCTTCCTGTCCTTCCCGTCCTTCCTCATCACGCTCGCCCTGCTGTTCCTCTACGGCAGCGTGGGCATCGCCAACGGACTGTGGACGGACGCGACCGGTGCCGCCGAGGGGCCGTTCCAGTTCCTCACCACTCCGTGGGGTGTGCTGCTCGCCGAGATCACGTACTTCACGCCGTTCGTGATGCGGCCCCTGCTCGCCGCGTTCTCGGGCATCGAGACCGCCCAGCTGGAGGTGGCGTCCTCGCTGGGGGCGCGGCCCGCGCGGATCGTGCGGCAGGTGATCCTGCCCGAGGCGCTGCCCGCGCTCGCGGCCGGCGGCAGCCTCGTCCTGGTGCTGTGTCTCAACAAGGCCGCCGACGCCGCCGGGAAGCCGACCACCTTCGCGCTCCCGTACGCCGCGGGCCTCGTCACCAAGGCCCCGCACACGGAGAACGGCCGGAAGCTCCTCGACTTCATGCTCTCCGCCAAGGCGCAGCAGCAGGTCAGCGAGATCGGCGGCGGCTTCTCCGCACGAGGGGACGTCAAGGCCACCGACGCCAACGCCATCGCCCTGACCAAGCTCATGGACGGGGTCGAGGTCTTCGAGCCGGACTGGTCCGACATCGACAAGAACCTCACCTCGTACGTCGAGGACTGGAAGTCGGCCACGGGCAGCTGA
- a CDS encoding HAD-IIA family hydrolase has product MSERKPIESWLTDMDGVLIHEGVPIPGADAFIKRLRESGKPFLVLTNNSIYTARDLHARLRRMGLDVPVENIWTSALATAKFLDAQRPGGTAYVIGEAGLTTALHDIGYVLTDHEPDYVVLGETRTYSFEAMTQAVRLIRGGARFIATNPDETGPSTEGPLPATGAVAALITKATGKQPYFAGKPNPLMMRTGLNAIGAHSETSAMIGDRMDTDVLAGLEAGMETYLVLTGLTTRDEIEKYPFRPSRVVDSIADLVDRI; this is encoded by the coding sequence ATGTCAGAGCGCAAGCCCATCGAGTCGTGGCTCACCGACATGGACGGTGTGCTCATCCACGAGGGTGTGCCGATCCCCGGCGCCGACGCCTTCATCAAAAGGCTGCGGGAGTCCGGGAAGCCGTTCCTGGTGCTCACGAACAACTCCATCTACACCGCCCGTGACCTGCACGCCCGGCTCCGCCGCATGGGTCTGGACGTCCCGGTGGAGAACATCTGGACCTCCGCCCTCGCCACCGCCAAGTTCCTGGACGCCCAGCGCCCCGGCGGCACCGCCTACGTCATCGGCGAGGCGGGTCTGACCACCGCGCTGCACGACATCGGGTACGTCCTGACCGACCACGAGCCGGACTACGTGGTCCTCGGTGAGACCCGCACCTACTCCTTCGAGGCCATGACCCAGGCGGTCCGGCTGATCAGGGGCGGCGCCCGGTTCATCGCGACCAACCCCGACGAGACCGGCCCGTCCACCGAGGGCCCGCTGCCCGCGACCGGTGCCGTCGCCGCGCTGATCACCAAGGCGACCGGAAAACAGCCGTACTTCGCGGGCAAGCCGAACCCGCTGATGATGCGGACGGGCCTGAACGCCATCGGGGCACACTCCGAGACCAGCGCGATGATCGGCGACCGCATGGACACCGACGTGCTGGCCGGACTGGAGGCGGGGATGGAGACCTACCTGGTCCTGACCGGTCTCACCACGCGGGACGAGATCGAGAAGTACCCGTTCCGGCCCTCCAGGGTCGTCGACTCGATCGCGGACCTCGTCGACCGGATCTGA
- a CDS encoding HAD family hydrolase — protein MTTDTRLVVLDMAGTTVADGGLVERAFAMAAGELGVEPGSADHAEKLDYVRATMGESKISVFRHLFGEEPLAQRANSAFEKAYGELVDGGRIAPIAGAREAIEALTASGRTVVLSTGFARVTQDAILDALGWRDLVPLTLCPADAGGRGRPYPDMVLEAFLRTGAADGVQQIAVVGDTSYDMLSGARAGSGLVAGVLTGAHDEPALRAAGAGYVLGSVAELPALLLGSGRSGGDGR, from the coding sequence ATGACCACGGACACCCGGCTCGTCGTCCTCGACATGGCCGGCACCACCGTCGCCGACGGCGGCCTGGTGGAGCGGGCGTTCGCCATGGCCGCCGGGGAACTGGGCGTCGAGCCCGGATCCGCGGACCACGCCGAGAAGCTGGACTACGTACGGGCCACCATGGGCGAGTCCAAGATCTCCGTCTTCCGGCACCTGTTCGGCGAGGAGCCCCTCGCCCAGCGGGCCAATTCCGCCTTCGAGAAGGCCTACGGGGAACTCGTCGACGGCGGGCGCATCGCACCGATCGCCGGAGCGCGCGAGGCGATCGAGGCGCTCACCGCGTCCGGCCGGACCGTCGTACTGAGCACCGGGTTCGCCCGCGTCACCCAGGACGCGATCCTCGACGCCCTGGGCTGGCGGGACCTGGTACCGCTCACGCTGTGCCCGGCGGACGCGGGCGGCCGGGGACGGCCGTACCCCGACATGGTCCTGGAGGCCTTCCTGCGGACCGGGGCCGCCGACGGCGTCCAGCAGATCGCGGTCGTGGGCGACACCTCGTACGACATGCTCAGCGGGGCACGCGCCGGGTCTGGTCTGGTCGCCGGCGTGCTGACCGGGGCGCACGACGAACCGGCACTGCGTGCTGCGGGAGCCGGGTACGTGCTCGGCTCCGTGGCCGAACTGCCCGCCCTGCTCCTCGGATCCGGCCGGTCCGGCGGGGACGGGCGATGA